Proteins encoded in a region of the Chelonoidis abingdonii isolate Lonesome George chromosome 2, CheloAbing_2.0, whole genome shotgun sequence genome:
- the LOC142046185 gene encoding zinc finger MYM-type protein 1-like: MSKRMYKSGASKRKAAKDAEKELEKIPKLSTYFALQSNVQVQAHETDSASSDESYPEVSRSASSEVEGEASCSTKQTVTDIPAAAGKEVSESEPLTDDPGDWPSIISDRQVCDIVARGPLQQNESYEFPFNEERRRFTSTHFYRTMANGEKIRCSWLMYSVQKDAIFCFCCKLFGTGDIPLRRGTSAWKALSKRLQQHETGKGHQDCMVKWFDLRSGIVNRTSIDQLELQAFLKERDFWRNVVKRMVDVVIFLSERNLAFRGSNEKLGDPSNGNFLGLFELLAKYDTVLSELLQRIKKAETHVQYLSPQIQNELIQLVASNIQEANIAQLKKAKYYSVILDCTPDVSHEEQMSVVLRFVECNGEDGVNIREAFVGFLNVHDTTGEGLLEAFLEKANNLGIDIADMRGQAYDNGANMRGKNKGVQARMLEINDRALYVPCGAHTWNLVISDAAKSSKYAVDFFGELPSLLQEQEALL; encoded by the exons atgtctaagagaatgtataagagcggagctagtaaacgaaaggcagcaaaagatgccgagaaggaacttgagaaaattccaaagttgtcaacgtattttgcgctgcaatccaacgtacaggtacaggcacatgaaacggacagcgctagcagcgacgaatcgtatccagaagtatccagaagtgcttcaagtgaggtcgaaggtgaagccagttgttctaccaaacaaactgtgacagatattccagctgctgccgggaaagaagtatctgaatctgaaccactgactgatgatccaggagattggccgtctataatatcggacaggcaagtgtgtgacattgttgcacgtggcccactgcagcagaatgaaagttacgaatttccatttaacgaggaaagacggaggttcacaagtactcatttctatcgaaccatggcaaatggcgaGAAAATAAGATGTTCatggttaatgtactcagttcagaaagatgccattttttgtttttgttgtaaattatttggcactggcgacataccgctacgtcgtggaacatctgcttggaaagcactgtcaaaaagacttcagcagcatgaaacaggcaaaggtcatcaagactgtatggtgaaatggtttgaccttcggtcaggcatagtaaaccgtacatctattgaccaactcgaattgcaggcttttctgaaagaaagagatttctggagaaatgttgtcaaacgcatggttgatgtcgttattttcttgtccgaaagaaacttggcatttcgaggaagtaatgaaaagctcggcgatccttcgaatggcaactttttgggactgtttgaattgcttgcaaagtatgatactgtcctcagcgaacttttacagaggattaagaaggcagagacacatgttcagtacctcagtccacagatccaaaacgagctgattcaacttgttgccagtaacattcaagaggccaacatagcgcagcttaaaaaagcaaaatattattcagttattttggactgtactcccgacgtgtcacatgaagaacagatgtctgtggtgttacgctttgttgaatgcaacggtgaagatggtgtcaatattcgtgaagcgtttgttggttttcttaatgttcatgatacaactggcgagggcttattggaagcgtttcttgaaaaggcaaacaacttaggaatagacattgctgacatgagaggccaagcttatgataacggcgcaaatatgagaggaaagaataaaggagttcaagcccgcatgctagaaataaatgaccgtgccttgtatgtaccatgtggagctcacacttggaatcttgtgatctcagatgcggcaaagtcatcgaaatatgccgttgactttttcg GAGAGCTGCCTTCTCTCCTTCAAGAGCAGGAGGCCTTGCTGTAA